In one window of Nicotiana tabacum cultivar K326 chromosome 12, ASM71507v2, whole genome shotgun sequence DNA:
- the LOC107789157 gene encoding gamma-glutamylcyclotransferase 2-3-like: MVMWVFGYGSLIWKPGFNYDDRLVGFIKGYRRVFYQGSTDHRGTPEFPGRTATLEPAEGEVCWGIAYKITKKEDQEVALTYLEVREKQYDKKAYVDLFTEPAASEPAVSGVLVYIGSPDKKVNENYLGPASVEEIASQIIRAKGPSGPNRDYLFQLEKALGLLGCEDKHVSDIAKEARRILSEEVTIS, from the exons ATGGTGATGTGGGTATTTGGATATGGATCTCTAATTTGGAAGCCAGGCTTTAACTATGATGATCGCCTTGTTGGTTTCATCAAAGGCTATCGCCGTGTCTTTTATCAAG GGAGTACTGATCACAGAGGGACACCAGAATTCCCTGGTAGAACAGCGACATTGGAGCCTGCTGAAGGAGAAGTTTGT TGGGGTATTGCCTATAAGATAACGAAGAAGGAAGATCAAGAAGTTGCACTGACG TACCTTGAAGTCAGGGAAAAGCAATATGACAAGAAGGCTTATGTAGATCTTTTCACT GAGCCTGCAGCATCAGAACCAGCTGTTTCTGGTGTATTAGT atacatagggtctccagacAAGAAGGTTAACGAGAACTACCTGGGACCTGCATCAGTCGAAGAAATAGCTAG TCAAATTATTCGTGCAAAAGGCCCCTCAGGACCCAATAGAGATTACCTCTTTCAACTTGAAAAAGCCCTTGGCCTCTTAG GATGTGAAGATAAACATGTCAGTGACATTGCAAAGGAAGCCAGGCGCATTCTTTCAGAAGAAGTAACCATCTCATGA